In Leisingera sp. NJS204, the following are encoded in one genomic region:
- a CDS encoding mechanosensitive ion channel domain-containing protein, producing the protein MNRRKIYTGRHQGRILTLGHGLKAFLVCLVAAAALCLGTASGQAQTATDPVQTDGLIEVGDAAVRDSAILSRIEKLLAEIEGYGAVTVSVSEGVVRITGQVIDNAAQDRLTQIVNRVAGVVAIENETEISGTLEERLAPAVDRIAARTRNLLANGPIFLVAVTAFFLVAAGGWLLTTRIGIWTRLAPNPFIADVYRAVARIMFILTGLVLALDIMNATALIGAVLGAAGVVGLALGFAVRDTVENFIASILLSLRQPFRPNDYVDIQGDQGTVARLTSRATILISPEGNHIRIPNATVFKGRIVNFTRDPHRRFGFDLGVDADADLAAALSTAVAALEAQPFVLEDPEVGAWISEVGDSNVILTFTGWVDQTQVDFAKARGEAIRAAKMALEGAGFGLPEPIYRVRLDGAQDAAAAAPAKRVDTRKTPPAASSADLPEAADPARAEPAVTGAAEREREGLDGVENLLDAQQRAE; encoded by the coding sequence TTGAACCGTAGAAAGATTTATACCGGGCGGCATCAGGGGCGCATCCTGACGCTTGGGCATGGATTGAAGGCGTTTTTAGTGTGCCTGGTTGCTGCGGCTGCACTCTGCCTTGGAACGGCCAGCGGCCAGGCACAGACCGCCACTGATCCGGTTCAGACCGACGGCCTGATCGAAGTCGGCGACGCGGCAGTGCGCGATAGCGCGATTTTGAGCAGGATCGAAAAACTGCTCGCTGAAATTGAAGGCTATGGGGCCGTGACAGTATCGGTTTCCGAAGGTGTTGTCCGTATCACCGGCCAGGTGATCGACAATGCGGCGCAAGACAGGCTGACGCAGATCGTCAACCGCGTGGCCGGTGTGGTGGCGATTGAGAACGAGACCGAAATCAGCGGCACGCTCGAAGAGAGGCTGGCCCCCGCGGTGGACCGGATTGCCGCCCGCACGCGGAATCTGCTGGCGAACGGGCCGATTTTTCTGGTTGCGGTGACGGCCTTCTTTCTGGTGGCGGCAGGAGGCTGGCTGCTGACGACGCGGATCGGCATCTGGACCCGGCTGGCGCCCAACCCCTTTATCGCGGATGTCTACCGGGCGGTTGCGCGTATCATGTTCATTCTGACGGGGCTGGTTCTGGCGCTTGATATCATGAACGCAACGGCGCTGATTGGTGCCGTGCTGGGGGCGGCGGGGGTAGTTGGCCTGGCGCTTGGCTTTGCGGTGCGTGACACAGTGGAGAACTTCATTGCCTCCATTCTGCTTAGCCTGCGCCAGCCGTTCAGGCCCAATGACTACGTGGACATTCAGGGCGATCAGGGAACGGTGGCGCGGCTGACTTCGCGGGCAACCATCCTGATCTCTCCCGAGGGCAACCATATCCGAATTCCCAATGCCACTGTCTTTAAGGGGCGCATCGTGAATTTCACCCGCGATCCGCATCGCCGTTTCGGCTTTGATCTGGGCGTGGATGCCGACGCGGATCTGGCAGCGGCGTTGTCCACAGCCGTGGCCGCACTCGAGGCGCAGCCATTTGTGCTGGAAGATCCGGAGGTTGGCGCCTGGATCAGCGAAGTCGGGGATTCCAATGTGATCCTGACCTTCACCGGCTGGGTAGATCAGACCCAAGTGGATTTCGCCAAGGCGCGCGGTGAGGCGATCCGGGCAGCCAAAATGGCGCTGGAAGGCGCGGGATTCGGCCTGCCCGAACCAATCTACCGGGTCCGTCTGGACGGGGCGCAAGACGCTGCTGCTGCCGCCCCGGCGAAGCGCGTTGACACCCGGAAAACCCCGCCAGCGGCCAGCAGCGCAGATTTGCCCGAGGCCGCCGATCCGGCGCGGGCGGAACCGGCGGTGACCGGGGCCGCCGAGCGGGAGCGTGAGGGGCTGGATGGTGTGGAGAACTTGCTGGATGCGCAGCAGCGCGCCGAGTAA
- a CDS encoding AI-2E family transporter, whose translation MLMILTIISITAALQHAQQILAPMSFALVLGIVVSPLADKLARYGVPRLVIALSLLLACTLFVATAVLLIEPVVNALIEELPRIKAVISSLIDKASSLLRGIETISEEIENTVGAEAMEPQTAIPSVGDALWLAPSFLSQVFIFVGTLFFFTLTRDDLYRLTGPLYGRLKHADKAVARYFAAITVVNAGLGVVTAGIFLALGLEYAVLWGLAAALLNYVLYLGPLLMILGLGIAGALQFTGALAVAPPVLFLIINLTEANIVTPLLVGNRLAVNPLLVFLAIVFGLWLWGPIGAFVALPLLLWLGVMLDPRHSLPAKTAEDPLHNIM comes from the coding sequence ATGCTGATGATCCTCACGATCATCAGCATCACAGCGGCATTGCAGCATGCACAGCAGATCCTGGCACCGATGAGTTTTGCTCTGGTTCTGGGCATCGTTGTGTCGCCGCTTGCTGACAAGCTGGCACGCTATGGCGTGCCGCGGCTGGTGATTGCCTTGTCTCTGCTGCTTGCCTGCACATTGTTTGTGGCCACCGCCGTACTGCTGATCGAGCCGGTCGTGAATGCCCTGATCGAGGAACTGCCGCGCATCAAGGCTGTCATATCCTCACTGATCGACAAGGCCTCTTCCTTGCTGCGCGGGATAGAGACCATCAGCGAGGAAATCGAAAACACTGTCGGCGCTGAAGCGATGGAGCCCCAGACCGCCATCCCATCCGTGGGGGACGCGCTGTGGCTGGCGCCCAGCTTTCTCTCTCAAGTGTTCATCTTCGTGGGCACGCTGTTCTTCTTCACGCTGACCCGGGACGATCTCTACCGCCTCACCGGTCCGTTGTACGGCCGGCTCAAGCATGCCGACAAGGCCGTGGCCCGCTATTTTGCCGCGATCACCGTGGTGAATGCTGGTCTTGGTGTGGTGACTGCAGGCATTTTCTTGGCTTTGGGGCTGGAATACGCCGTGCTCTGGGGGCTTGCGGCAGCCCTGCTGAACTACGTTCTTTACCTTGGCCCGCTGCTGATGATTCTGGGGCTGGGTATTGCCGGCGCCCTGCAATTCACCGGTGCCCTTGCGGTGGCGCCGCCGGTGCTGTTCCTTATCATTAACCTGACCGAGGCGAATATCGTCACGCCATTACTGGTCGGCAACCGTCTGGCAGTGAACCCGTTGCTGGTCTTTCTGGCCATTGTTTTCGGCCTGTGGCTGTGGGGTCCCATCGGTGCATTTGTGGCGCTGCCGCTTCTGTTGTGGCTGGGAGTTATGCTGGATCCGCGCCACAGCCTGCCTGCAAAGACGGCTGAGGATCCATTGCACAATATTATGTGA
- a CDS encoding phage holin family protein: protein MARHDLRQAPDMFLEALRHFTALLRSEAELAKSELKENAARAGTGLACFAIAALVALAGLHVLAAALVAWIASAGLSAGWAALIVGGGLIAIALGLLLFGKSQLSSEALLPSRTISNVKKDAASIKEAANARY, encoded by the coding sequence ATGGCACGTCATGATCTGCGCCAAGCGCCGGATATGTTCCTGGAAGCTCTCCGGCATTTCACGGCACTGCTGCGCAGTGAGGCCGAGCTTGCCAAGAGCGAGCTGAAGGAGAATGCCGCCCGCGCCGGAACCGGGCTGGCTTGTTTCGCTATTGCCGCTCTGGTGGCGCTGGCTGGACTGCATGTGCTTGCGGCAGCGCTGGTCGCCTGGATTGCATCCGCAGGCCTGTCCGCCGGATGGGCCGCGCTGATCGTCGGCGGCGGGCTGATCGCCATTGCCCTGGGTCTGCTGCTGTTCGGCAAGTCGCAGCTCAGCAGCGAGGCGCTGCTGCCATCGCGCACCATCAGCAATGTTAAAAAAGATGCCGCCAGCATCAAGGAGGCCGCAAATGCCCGCTACTGA
- a CDS encoding PLD nuclease N-terminal domain-containing protein produces MEYGIIGLLVLAADIYAIIQILSSGASTAAKILWTLVILILPVVGFIIWLIAGPKSSAAKI; encoded by the coding sequence ATGGAATATGGAATTATTGGCCTGCTGGTGCTGGCCGCCGACATTTATGCGATCATTCAGATCCTGTCTTCTGGCGCCTCCACCGCAGCCAAGATCCTTTGGACGCTGGTGATCCTCATTCTGCCCGTTGTGGGATTTATCATCTGGCTGATTGCAGGTCCAAAGTCCTCTGCCGCGAAAATCTGA
- a CDS encoding DUF1328 domain-containing protein, giving the protein MLGWAITFLVVALVAAVLGFSGIAGASAGIAQILFVIFLVLFVLSIIVRLIKG; this is encoded by the coding sequence ATGCTTGGTTGGGCAATCACGTTTCTCGTCGTGGCACTCGTCGCCGCAGTTCTTGGATTCAGCGGCATCGCGGGCGCATCCGCCGGGATCGCACAGATCCTCTTTGTGATTTTCCTGGTGCTCTTTGTCCTCTCGATCATTGTCCGCCTGATAAAAGGCTGA
- a CDS encoding Crp/Fnr family transcriptional regulator, with translation MTTNCENCPLRRQSLFLEFSPEEADFMQRFKTGEMQAGPGTHLLTQGEKSPQLFTALSGMGLKYKMLSDGSRQVVGFVMPGDFLGLQAGVMGEMGHSVEAVTDMTLCVFNRAGIWDLFTCHPERAFAVAHLAAVEEHFLGDALAAVGQRPAYEKIAWAMARFFRRAEGTGQARKNTAPLPYTQQDIADALGLSLVHTNKQLAELRKNGVLSWQQGTLTIHDMEKLEELAGEESHVRERPLV, from the coding sequence ATGACAACCAATTGCGAAAACTGCCCGCTGCGCAGGCAGTCCCTGTTCCTGGAGTTCTCGCCGGAAGAGGCCGATTTCATGCAGCGCTTCAAGACTGGTGAAATGCAGGCAGGCCCCGGAACCCACCTGCTGACCCAGGGGGAAAAATCACCGCAATTGTTCACCGCCCTGTCTGGCATGGGGCTGAAATACAAAATGCTAAGCGATGGCAGCCGCCAGGTGGTCGGCTTTGTGATGCCCGGCGATTTCCTGGGCCTGCAGGCCGGGGTGATGGGGGAAATGGGCCACTCGGTCGAAGCGGTGACGGATATGACGCTCTGCGTGTTCAACCGGGCCGGCATCTGGGATCTGTTTACCTGCCACCCCGAACGCGCCTTTGCTGTTGCCCATCTGGCTGCGGTCGAGGAACATTTCCTGGGCGATGCGCTGGCCGCTGTCGGTCAGCGCCCGGCCTATGAGAAGATCGCCTGGGCAATGGCCCGTTTCTTTCGACGTGCCGAAGGAACCGGGCAGGCCCGCAAAAATACGGCGCCCCTTCCCTATACCCAGCAAGATATTGCAGACGCTTTGGGCCTTTCTCTTGTCCACACCAACAAACAACTTGCCGAATTGCGCAAGAATGGCGTTCTGAGCTGGCAGCAAGGTACGCTGACGATCCATGATATGGAAAAGCTGGAAGAGCTGGCGGGTGAGGAAAGCCATGTCCGTGAACGCCCGCTGGTCTGA
- a CDS encoding RNA polymerase sigma factor produces the protein MTADPRDELTEHLGALRAFALSLTRNSATADDLVQDTLIKAWTNIGKFKTGTNMRAWLFTILRNTFYSLRRKRKREVEDADGSLALALASKPDHDGRLNMRDFMQAFDQLPDTQREALTLVGAGGFSYEEAAETCGVAVGTIKSRVGRARASLADLLHLKDDEALELTDSVTAGILSKTPAA, from the coding sequence ATGACAGCTGATCCGCGCGATGAGTTGACCGAGCATCTCGGCGCGCTGCGCGCCTTTGCGCTCAGTCTCACCCGGAATTCCGCAACCGCCGATGATCTGGTGCAGGACACGCTGATCAAGGCTTGGACCAACATCGGCAAGTTCAAAACCGGCACCAACATGCGGGCTTGGCTGTTTACCATTCTGCGCAATACTTTCTATTCACTGCGCCGCAAGCGTAAGCGCGAGGTGGAGGATGCCGACGGATCGCTGGCTTTGGCGCTGGCCTCCAAGCCCGATCACGACGGCCGCCTGAACATGCGCGACTTTATGCAGGCCTTTGACCAGCTGCCTGACACCCAGCGCGAAGCCCTGACCCTGGTGGGTGCGGGCGGATTTTCCTATGAGGAAGCCGCAGAAACCTGCGGTGTCGCAGTCGGCACGATCAAAAGCCGGGTCGGACGCGCCCGTGCATCCCTTGCGGATCTGCTGCACCTGAAAGATGACGAGGCACTGGAGCTGACCGACAGCGTGACAGCCGGGATTCTATCCAAGACCCCCGCTGCCTGA
- a CDS encoding NepR family anti-sigma factor has product MANLKHHQQVPRAADHIDRNLKKAFDELAAEPLPERFTDLLEQLRKAELPKKDIQ; this is encoded by the coding sequence ATGGCAAACCTAAAACACCACCAACAAGTGCCCCGTGCTGCGGACCATATCGACCGCAATTTGAAGAAGGCCTTTGACGAACTGGCAGCGGAACCGCTGCCCGAGCGGTTCACCGATCTGCTTGAGCAGCTGCGCAAAGCTGAGCTTCCTAAGAAGGACATCCAATGA
- a CDS encoding MgtC/SapB family protein, with amino-acid sequence MDIFAGAGSFSTQLDWALQLDWALRLAVALAGGALLGLDRELRHRRVGIRTYMMVSLGAAAFVILGLEFGRQMQAEGLSSDPTRVAQGLMGAIGFIGAGAIIKGDKRVGGITTAASIWVAGAVGMAAGLGFSVMAFLTAGLAALLLSVSRLMTHRGADDRPDIK; translated from the coding sequence ATGGACATATTCGCAGGTGCAGGAAGCTTTTCAACACAGCTGGACTGGGCCTTACAGCTGGACTGGGCATTGCGGCTGGCCGTTGCCCTGGCAGGCGGTGCGCTGCTGGGGCTGGACCGGGAATTGCGCCACCGCCGGGTGGGCATCCGCACCTACATGATGGTTTCGCTTGGTGCTGCCGCTTTTGTTATCTTGGGTCTGGAATTCGGCCGTCAGATGCAAGCCGAGGGCCTGTCTTCCGATCCGACCCGCGTGGCCCAGGGGCTGATGGGCGCTATCGGCTTTATCGGCGCGGGGGCGATCATCAAGGGTGACAAGCGGGTCGGCGGCATTACTACGGCAGCCAGCATTTGGGTTGCCGGAGCGGTTGGAATGGCGGCGGGCCTCGGCTTCTCTGTGATGGCTTTTCTCACGGCGGGGCTGGCGGCCCTGCTTCTGTCGGTCAGCCGTTTAATGACACACCGTGGCGCAGATGACCGGCCTGACATCAAATGA
- a CDS encoding entericidin A/B family lipoprotein encodes MRIILALFALAGLAACETTEGFGRDVSNLGNEITEESQEAQ; translated from the coding sequence ATGCGCATCATTCTCGCACTATTCGCACTGGCCGGCCTGGCCGCCTGTGAAACCACCGAAGGCTTTGGCAGGGACGTGTCGAATCTCGGCAATGAAATCACCGAAGAATCCCAAGAAGCACAGTAG
- a CDS encoding phospholipase D family protein, with protein MKQNPPPELCRGDFEVLITAEQAWPAFERAVLDARSEITASFRLFDFANRLLSPEALETGETWADLIVDALQRGVRVRLIVSDFDPVMAAPLHAAAQDTLKQAQGIAARLEPDQAARLSVSAVLHPARAGLLPRLAFSPFVMRKLRKLPRRLRPAAASRQGVPQLYPVSQHQKVAVIDREVLYIGGLDLNRRRYDTQKHDQPAHETWADVQLMLRGPEAAEAASHLERFQDEIALRKQPPDGKHIRRTLSAPRRAGFWALSPRTVLKEIEEDHLEAFERARQLIYLETQYLRSSVIARGLADAARRNPDLSLILILPALPEEVAFDENRGLDARYGMALQAEALQEISAAFGARACIASPVQRRMAAREAPSVLAGSPMIYLHSKVLLTDQDFAMVGSANLNGRSMRWDTEAALRITQQDRIRTLWHALTRHWWQEELPAEALDPARAAAWWQNEIRRNKVRRPEARRGLLVPHDPDRMSELRQPLPGATEDIV; from the coding sequence ATGAAGCAGAACCCGCCGCCTGAACTCTGCCGCGGTGATTTTGAAGTTCTGATCACCGCGGAGCAGGCCTGGCCCGCGTTTGAGCGCGCAGTCCTGGATGCCCGGAGCGAAATCACCGCCAGCTTCCGCCTGTTCGATTTCGCCAACCGCCTGCTAAGCCCCGAAGCGCTGGAAACCGGGGAAACCTGGGCCGATCTGATTGTTGACGCATTACAGCGCGGGGTTCGGGTCCGGCTGATTGTAAGCGACTTTGATCCTGTCATGGCCGCGCCGCTGCATGCCGCCGCACAAGACACGTTGAAACAGGCGCAAGGGATCGCGGCCCGGCTTGAACCGGATCAGGCTGCGCGGCTATCGGTCTCGGCCGTTCTGCATCCGGCGCGGGCGGGTCTCTTGCCGCGGCTTGCCTTTTCTCCGTTCGTGATGCGCAAACTGCGCAAGCTGCCTAGACGTCTGCGGCCTGCCGCGGCCAGCCGTCAGGGTGTGCCGCAGCTTTACCCGGTTTCGCAGCACCAGAAAGTCGCGGTGATCGACCGTGAGGTTCTGTATATCGGCGGGCTGGATCTGAACCGGCGCCGTTATGACACGCAGAAGCATGACCAGCCGGCGCATGAAACATGGGCCGATGTGCAGTTGATGCTGCGCGGCCCCGAAGCCGCAGAAGCCGCAAGCCATCTGGAGCGCTTTCAGGACGAAATCGCCCTGCGCAAGCAACCGCCCGATGGCAAGCATATCCGCCGCACGCTGTCTGCACCGCGCCGCGCCGGTTTCTGGGCCTTATCACCGAGGACGGTCCTGAAGGAGATTGAGGAGGACCACCTGGAGGCCTTCGAACGAGCCCGGCAGCTGATTTATCTGGAAACCCAATACCTGCGCTCCAGCGTAATTGCGCGCGGGCTGGCCGATGCCGCACGCCGCAACCCGGACCTGTCGCTGATCCTGATCCTTCCCGCGCTGCCCGAGGAGGTCGCCTTTGATGAAAACCGCGGATTGGATGCGCGCTATGGCATGGCGCTGCAGGCCGAAGCGCTGCAGGAGATAAGCGCCGCCTTTGGTGCGCGCGCCTGTATTGCCAGCCCGGTGCAGCGGCGCATGGCAGCCCGCGAAGCGCCTTCGGTGCTGGCGGGATCTCCGATGATCTATCTGCACAGCAAGGTTCTGCTCACTGACCAGGATTTCGCCATGGTGGGTTCAGCCAATCTGAACGGGCGCTCAATGCGATGGGATACTGAGGCAGCGCTGCGGATCACGCAGCAAGACAGGATCAGGACGTTGTGGCATGCGCTGACGCGGCACTGGTGGCAAGAAGAATTGCCGGCTGAAGCATTGGATCCGGCCCGTGCAGCCGCTTGGTGGCAGAACGAAATCCGCCGCAACAAGGTGCGCCGTCCCGAGGCGCGCCGCGGACTATTGGTTCCGCATGACCCCGATAGGATGTCAGAATTGCGGCAACCTTTGCCGGGGGCGACTGAAGACATCGTCTGA
- a CDS encoding sensor histidine kinase, producing the protein MIKVPRLQAGSLLVRLAALMTFALLPLGLIALYQTNAVVAEANRLSHASLLAHTQQAAAKERELLQRAGGATEGLAAAILPVFGSDDRCANLMKSFTQGQNPFTFAAFITPGGSMECTSDGSIGDISEKWPFLKARQAARLSFAAGQEILGGSGPQLVATSPVQRDGILLGYVSIAVPHQLTKSLSGTKWAEQGIRFVTLDAQGEILSASIPEQQAAQALPVSVPRRELLQRTGDTFFEDARSGQERFFAVSEILPGQVSVVGSWPVENAMTVSASPTSWMTLAFPVLMWLAGISVAVLGLQQMVIRHLSALRRAMRLYALGERDDPSLKLNSPPREFEEARLSFNRMVAILSEAERRRELDLEEKTMLLREVHHRVKNNLQLVASIMNMQGRNAQTPEARRMLAQLQRRVRGLATIHRSLNTNPDISTVDSRELINELIAEIGTMNAGTGQDIAIETNLAQMPLSQDQGVTLSMLVSEAMTNAVKYIGVPDGGRPEISVSLRETAENWLELELTNTKGQPLLDPAEEIGGTGIGTRLMAAFATQLDGEAVTHETEHSFTYRLGFPAVAGAVPPAAPMPEQEQDEAEPAA; encoded by the coding sequence ATGATCAAAGTCCCGCGGCTGCAGGCCGGCAGCCTGCTGGTACGCCTGGCCGCGCTGATGACATTTGCGCTGTTGCCGCTGGGCCTGATCGCTCTGTACCAGACCAACGCCGTGGTGGCAGAAGCCAACAGGCTGTCCCATGCATCATTGCTGGCACACACACAGCAGGCCGCCGCCAAGGAGCGTGAACTTTTACAGCGGGCCGGCGGCGCGACAGAAGGCCTGGCCGCAGCCATCCTGCCAGTGTTCGGCAGTGATGACCGCTGTGCAAACCTGATGAAATCGTTCACCCAGGGCCAGAACCCGTTCACTTTTGCCGCCTTCATCACGCCCGGCGGCTCGATGGAATGCACCTCGGACGGCAGCATCGGGGATATCTCCGAGAAGTGGCCGTTTCTCAAAGCCCGGCAGGCTGCTCGCCTCTCGTTTGCGGCGGGCCAGGAGATACTGGGCGGAAGCGGTCCCCAGCTGGTGGCAACCAGCCCGGTGCAGCGCGACGGCATCCTGCTGGGCTACGTCTCCATCGCGGTTCCGCATCAGCTGACCAAATCACTGTCCGGCACAAAATGGGCCGAGCAGGGTATTCGGTTTGTCACTCTGGACGCGCAGGGGGAGATCCTGTCCGCAAGCATTCCAGAGCAGCAAGCCGCACAGGCCCTGCCGGTTTCAGTACCGCGCCGGGAACTGCTGCAACGCACCGGCGACACGTTTTTTGAAGACGCGCGCTCTGGCCAGGAACGTTTTTTCGCAGTGAGTGAAATTCTCCCCGGGCAAGTTTCCGTAGTCGGCAGCTGGCCGGTGGAAAATGCCATGACCGTAAGCGCCAGCCCAACATCCTGGATGACGCTCGCTTTCCCGGTCCTGATGTGGCTTGCCGGGATTTCGGTTGCTGTCCTCGGTCTTCAGCAAATGGTGATCCGCCATCTCAGCGCGTTGCGCAGGGCAATGCGGCTGTATGCGCTGGGAGAGCGGGATGACCCAAGCCTGAAACTCAACAGCCCTCCGCGCGAGTTTGAGGAAGCCCGGCTGTCTTTTAACCGCATGGTGGCGATTCTCAGCGAAGCAGAGCGTCGGCGCGAGCTTGACCTTGAGGAAAAGACCATGCTGCTGCGCGAGGTGCATCACCGGGTGAAAAACAACCTCCAGCTTGTGGCGTCCATAATGAATATGCAGGGCCGGAACGCACAGACCCCCGAAGCCCGGAGGATGCTGGCACAGCTGCAGCGGCGGGTGCGCGGCCTGGCGACGATCCATCGCAGCCTGAACACCAACCCCGACATTTCCACCGTGGACAGCCGGGAGCTGATCAATGAGCTGATCGCGGAGATCGGCACCATGAATGCAGGAACCGGACAGGACATTGCGATCGAAACGAACCTTGCACAGATGCCGCTCAGCCAGGATCAGGGCGTAACCTTGTCAATGCTTGTATCGGAGGCGATGACCAATGCGGTCAAATACATTGGCGTGCCCGACGGGGGACGGCCGGAAATCAGTGTCAGTTTGCGCGAAACCGCCGAGAATTGGCTGGAGCTGGAATTGACCAACACCAAAGGGCAACCTCTGCTGGATCCGGCGGAGGAAATCGGCGGAACTGGCATCGGAACACGGCTGATGGCAGCGTTTGCCACTCAACTTGACGGCGAAGCCGTCACGCATGAAACAGAGCACAGTTTTACGTACCGGCTGGGCTTTCCCGCCGTTGCAGGAGCCGTACCACCAGCAGCGCCGATGCCGGAACAGGAGCAAGATGAAGCAGAACCCGCCGCCTGA
- a CDS encoding RNA polymerase sigma factor: MTDSAHDPREDLVNHLGALRAFALSLARNGATADDLVQDTLVKAWTNIDKFKTGTNMRAWLFTILRNTYYSLRRKRKREVEDTDGALSGALAQKPDHDGRLHMRDFNAAFAQLNDEQREALVLVGAGGFSYDEAAEMCGVKTGTVKSRVNRARARLAELMELDEESKMELTDTVTAGIVAQQSAA, encoded by the coding sequence ATGACTGACTCCGCGCATGACCCGAGAGAGGACCTGGTCAACCACCTGGGCGCCCTGCGCGCTTTTGCCCTTAGCCTTGCCCGCAATGGGGCCACAGCCGATGATCTGGTGCAGGACACGCTGGTCAAAGCCTGGACCAATATCGACAAGTTCAAAACCGGTACCAACATGCGGGCCTGGTTGTTCACCATTCTGCGCAACACCTATTATTCGCTGCGCCGCAAGCGCAAGCGCGAGGTGGAGGATACAGATGGCGCGTTGTCCGGCGCCCTGGCGCAAAAGCCCGATCACGACGGGCGGCTTCACATGCGCGATTTCAACGCCGCCTTTGCGCAATTGAACGACGAGCAGCGCGAAGCTTTGGTGCTGGTTGGCGCAGGCGGATTTTCCTATGACGAAGCAGCAGAAATGTGCGGCGTGAAGACCGGAACTGTCAAAAGCCGTGTAAACCGTGCCCGTGCCCGCCTGGCAGAGCTGATGGAATTGGATGAAGAAAGCAAAATGGAACTGACTGATACGGTCACGGCTGGGATCGTCGCCCAGCAAAGCGCCGCATGA
- a CDS encoding NepR family anti-sigma factor, giving the protein MTQPRRARPRNEQADREIDENLKRAFDEIASEPVPDRFTDLLKQLKEKEAHAPRAPDQPEENRSDD; this is encoded by the coding sequence ATGACACAGCCACGACGCGCCCGGCCGCGCAATGAACAGGCCGACCGCGAAATAGACGAAAACCTCAAGCGGGCCTTCGATGAGATCGCGAGTGAACCGGTGCCGGACCGGTTTACCGATCTGCTGAAACAGCTGAAGGAAAAGGAAGCGCACGCACCCCGCGCCCCGGACCAGCCGGAGGAGAACCGCTCCGATGACTGA
- a CDS encoding response regulator: MTAHSGELIASQIGANLPYLRRYARALTGSQSSGDKYALASLEAILAGESDYDSELSPKVALFRVFHAIWSSSGSPAGEEEVDTSLAAKAQRHMRRLTPNTREALLLHTIEEFSAADTGIVMGVSDDEASELIAIAYEEMSRATSGRIMIIEDEAIISMDLEAIVTGMGHSVTGIARTEARALDLASEAPADLILSDIQLADNSSGIDAVNGILAKHGDRPVIFITAYPERLLTGEGPEPAFLISKPYTEDQVRSAVSQAMFFSSTETLKA; encoded by the coding sequence ATGACTGCTCACTCGGGAGAATTGATCGCCAGCCAGATTGGCGCAAACCTGCCCTACCTGCGCCGCTATGCCCGGGCGCTGACCGGCAGCCAGAGCAGCGGCGACAAATATGCGCTGGCTTCGCTTGAAGCCATTCTGGCTGGCGAAAGTGATTACGACAGCGAACTTTCACCCAAAGTTGCGCTGTTCCGCGTCTTTCATGCGATCTGGTCCTCTTCCGGCTCGCCCGCCGGGGAAGAAGAAGTCGATACAAGCCTGGCGGCGAAGGCGCAGAGACACATGCGGCGGCTTACGCCGAACACCCGTGAAGCGCTGCTGCTGCACACGATCGAGGAGTTCAGTGCAGCCGATACCGGCATCGTCATGGGGGTGAGCGATGACGAAGCTTCAGAACTGATTGCGATCGCTTACGAAGAAATGTCGCGCGCCACTTCCGGCCGGATCATGATCATTGAGGACGAAGCGATCATCTCAATGGACCTTGAGGCCATCGTGACCGGAATGGGCCACAGTGTGACAGGCATTGCCCGAACCGAAGCCCGTGCTTTGGATCTGGCGTCCGAGGCCCCGGCCGATTTGATCCTGTCGGACATTCAGCTGGCGGATAATTCCAGCGGCATCGACGCGGTCAACGGCATTCTGGCCAAGCATGGCGACCGCCCGGTGATTTTCATCACGGCCTACCCCGAACGCCTGCTGACCGGCGAAGGGCCGGAGCCGGCCTTCCTGATCTCAAAACCCTACACCGAGGATCAGGTGCGTTCGGCAGTGAGCCAGGCGATGTTTTTTTCCTCGACCGAAACGCTGAAAGCCTGA